The Priestia megaterium NBRC 15308 = ATCC 14581 region AGCCTAATATAAAGATTTTGGCCACTGGAGGTACGATTGCAGGCTCTTCTGAAAGCAGCACAGACACAACTGGATATGAATCAGGAGCTCTTAACATTAAAACAATTATCAAAGCTGTTCCTGAGTTAAAAAAAATAGCGAATGTAAGCGGAGAACAGGTCGTAAATATCGGAAGTCAAAATATAGATAACAGTATTTTGTTAAAGTTAGCGAAGCGAATTAATACACTATTAGCTTCTAAGGATGTTGATGGAATTGTCGTGACACACGGATCTGATACGATGGAGGAAACGGCTTATTTTCTAAATTTAGTAGTAAAGAGTGACAAACCTGTGGTTGTAGTTGGTTCAATGAGACCAGCTACCGCTATAAGTGCAGATGGACCGCTAAACTTGTATAATGCAGTGAAAATTGCTTCTACAAAAGACGCACGAAATACCGGCGTTTTAGTAGCGCTTAACGATCGAATTGGTGCAGCTCGTTATATAACAAAAACACATACAACGGCAGTAGATACGTTTAAATCCCCTGAACAAGGATATGTAGGAGAAATAGCTGGAGATAAGGTAATATTTTATAACAAACCAACTCGCAAGCATACAACACAATCAATATTCGATGTATCAAAATTAGATGAGCTTCCTCAAGTAGATATCATATATGGGTATCAAAACGATTCTAGGGGCTTTTATGACACAGCCGTAAAAACTGGAGCAAAAGGAATAGTCGTTGCAGGAGCAGGAAATGGACTGCTATCCGATGCTGCTCTAACAGGTGCTAGAGATGCGGTAAAAAAAGACGTAGTTATGGTTAGATCTAGCCGGGTAGGAAGCGGAGTTGTGACACATGAAGAATCAGATGATAAAGATACGTTTGTTACATCCGATTCGCTAAACCCACAAAAAGCCCGTATTCTTTTAATGCTTGCTTTAACGAAAACAAAGGACCCTAAAAAGATTCAAGAATATTTTAATGAGTATTAATCAAAAATATCTTTCATTCTCTATTTTGACTAAATTTTTTGAGAACACTTGGTAACTACAGCTTATAAGAAGGTCATAAAGAGGCTGAGACATCATTAACATATTTTTGTCTCACCCTCTTTTAACAGCAGGTCCCTTATTCATTTCCCCAGTTCTTGCTTTCTATAATTAAATGATTTGATGTGTTGTCTAGTACACGCCATACCAAGGTCTTGCCTTCTATATCTTTTAACTCCATAATGCCCTCTAGCTTATTGGTATTCAGATGGACACGCCCCTCATCTATTCTTTGCGCACTTTTTAATCTTGTTCCAAATGTTGCAGGACTTTCTTCCGTTAGCTTTACAATGACATTTATCATACGTTCGTCAGAAACATAGTTTTTGCTGTTCTCATAGTTCTTAGCAGCAGGCTTAATAGCGTGTTCTAACCCAGTTTCGTATTGGCGCCAATCAACAATTAAAAAAACCGCAAATACTAAAGACACTGTGAGTAACAAACCGTAGGCAACATATCGTTTCATTTATTTTTGCTCCTTTCGCAGGAATAGGTTGTATCAGAAAATAGTATCGTTTTATTTAAAGAAATATTCCTTTTTTATAGAAAAGATAAAAGAAGATATATTTTTGTAGACCTTCCATGCTCAAATTACAAGAACCAAGAGAGATTTGTATACGGCTCATTTTTAGCTGCCACTATTACTTTACTTCACCATAAGCTAAATTAAAAAAGGTTCCACTCCAATGTTCAATGAGTAAAACCTTTTTTGCTTATCTCAGTCTAGCTGTGCCATTGCTTTTTTATAAAGGAGCTTATGATAACAAACAGTTACTTTATTACTGAAATACTGCCGTTATGAGTGGCTAGTTTAATGATATTCTTTCCTTTTCCAATAACAGCGTCCCTATCATATTTATTCAGAATATTGACTTTTCCATTGTCCACGGAAACATTAAATTGAACGTCACTTGGTTCTTTTTCCGTCGTAATTTTAATCTTTCCATTGTGGGTTTTAAAGTCAATATCTCGATCAAGTTCTTCTGTTTCAAGAGCGATGCTTCCGTTATGCGTTTCGCCTTCTAAATTACCTTCCACGTTACTCAGCGTTATTTTCCCGTTATTTCCTTTTGCTTGAACCGTTTTTGCTGCAGCATTTTTTATGCTTGTAAGTCCATTGCGTACGCTGGTGTTCAAGTTTTGTGAATCAATGTTCTCTAATTCTACACGCCCATTGTTTGCACGAATGGAAACATCTGCTGCACGTACTTTTTTAACAGACACATACCCATTGTTGCTGGAAATCCCCAACGAATTATACTGTTTTTCAGGCAGATAAACGTTGATGGATAGGGGTTTTAATACACTAACAATGTCAAAATTGATCCAGCTGCGCTGTTGTTCATTATAGGAGATGAAAAGCGTTGAATTTTTAACGGCAGTAGTGAAGTCTCTTTTTATATTAGGAGATGTTTCTCCTTTTAATGTTACTTTGATATTATCGCCTTTGATAGGGTACACATGAACACGAGTATTATCCGTATCGATGTTTACCTTGGATACTTGATTGCTGTTGATCGTTTTTTCTTTTGAAATAGGTTCAGAATCAATAGCACGATACGTAAGGAGACTTCCTATAACCCCAACAAGGATGAGAATGCCTGCAAGAATGGAGAGTTTCTTTTTATTCAGCACGTTTTAAACCGCCTTTCACAAGTGATACATTGTATTTTAGATAACGTACAAAGCCTTTTATAGCTAGCTTCGTCACAACTAACATACCTAGCATAATAAAATAGCCAATTCCGCAAAATGCTAAAGCCATGAATAAATTAAAGAGAAAAAAGCCGCTCCAATGTACAATAGCCTCACCGAGAACTAGAATAGGAGATAGCAAGAAACATAGACCTATGGCCCAAGCTGACAAAATGAAGCCAGCTAATGCCACGGCGGGCCCAAGAACAATTACTACATTGAAAAAAGCTAAACCAATTACGGCCCAAGTGGCTCTTAAAATATTTTGAGTTGTTGCCTTAGCTGTTGCTTGCTCAACGTGATAATCTGCGAGCAATTCTTTAGCTATTTGATTCGGAGAACCTAGCGACGCTACAATTTCTTCTTCTGTTTTTCCTTCTTCTAAGCCAATGGAAAAATGTTCTTCATAATCTTGTAAAATATCTGCCCGTTCTTTTGTGGATAATGGTTTTAAGGATTCATTTAATTGCTGTAAAAATTTACTCTTCGACATTGTTCACACCTTCTTTAATTAATTGATTAACACCTCTTGAAAACTCGTGCCATTCATCGACAAGTTTGTATAAATAATCTCTTCCTTTATCGGTAAGCTGATAATATTTCCTTGAGGGACCTTCTGTAGATTCTTTTAGGTACGTTGTGAAGTATTCTTCTTTTGTTAATCGGCGCAGAAGAGGATATACTGACCCTTCTGATATTTCAATTTGATCGGAGATTTTTTGAACTAATTCATATCCATAGCGGTCTTTTTTATCAAGCAACACAAGGACACAAAGCTCTAAAACTCCTTTTTTAAATTGTACGTTCACTGTTCTTCACCCTTTTCACAGTCCACTACTGTTTATTGTATAGTACTGATTTATAATTTCTTCCTAATAATTACAATATATCACCAACTATTGTTTATTGCAAGGTACTGTTTAATATTTTTTAAATTTTAGCCATTTTTACAGTCGTAAGGTGTTTTTTATAAAGCAAGGTTCAACCTTCTTTTCTAATTAGCTTGTAGATAAAATTATTTTAACGTACCCAAAAGAAAAAGCAGCCTATAGCTATAGACTACATAGCAGCGATCATGCCAGGCTATTTTTCTTTTGCTTGTTGGATAAATAAAAAGAAAACCGTTATTAAGATAAAATAATTTAGCGGATTTTTGAAAATATCCCCGCCTAATGCCAATTGCAATAAGATCCATAAAGCGAATATCACTAGTATGGCTGGTATTATAAGCTTGTTCATACATCACTCATCCTTCGTTTAAAATAATAAAGCAATCGTGGCTCTCCATACTTGTTGCATACTCTAACATTAAATCCATAAATAGCTTTAAAAGCATACTGATTGAATGTTTATAAGAATATCACTTTTAAGATAAAATTTAACAGCCGTTATTGCATTTGATAGAAATGTCTTACGTGTATTTGATTTTTTTGTAATAAATTAAAGAAAAAAGAAGCCATCATTTTACATTTTTATACAATAAAAAACAGCCAATTTTATGGCTGTTTTAAAGTAGAATGCTATCAAAAATTTCATTTTCTAGGTGATGCAAATTCCTTCTGCAGTTCTTTTAAAAACGCATTCGCCGCAGTTGAAAGAACATGATGCTTTTTCCACACAATATTTAAACCTGATTCAAGTCTTGGCTGTAACGGCCTGAAACAAAGGTTGCTAGTAGTAGATGTATTGACTATTTTATCAAGTGTTATGGCATATCCAACGCCTTCTTCAACCATAATGCCCGCATTATATGCAAGATTGTATGTAGTGACGATGTTTAATTTATGAAAATCTTCGCCAAACCAATCCGCAAATTCATTTTTTGAAAACGTCTGTTTCATGGCCTGTCGTGAACAAATCAGTGGAACGTTTACTAAATCCGCAGCTTGAATGCTTTCTTTGACGGCAAGAGAGCTGTCTTTTTTCATAACGACGCCCCAAACATCTTTGGCAGGCATATTAAGATAATTGTATTTTGAAATATCGGCCGGCTGAATTAAAATACCGAAATCAAGCAGACCCTTGTCTAGCCGTTCCGTTATATCTTCTTCGTTTCCGCTGTAAAGGTGATATCGTATATTGGGATAACGTACCTGTACATCTTTTGCTACTCGTGCAATGTGTTTCATAGCTTCAGTTTCCCCGCCGCCTATATAGACATCACCACCTATTGTTTCTTCCATCGAACTAAATTCCGCCTCTAATTTATTCATCATATTAACGATTTCCTCTGCCCTGTTTCGCAGAAGCATTCCTTCATCTGTCAGAATGATACTGTGACTGCTGCGAATAAATAGTTTTTTACCTAACTCTTGTTCAAGATCTTTTAATTGTCTCGACAAAGTTGGCTGTGTCACATGCAAAAAATCAGCAGCTCTCGTGATGTTTCCTTCTCTTGCAACCGTAAGAAAATAGCGCAAAACTCGAACTTCCATATACCGCTTCTCCTTTCACAAGCTTTAGTATATACATCCCAGAAATGCTTATCAAGCATATCATGATATAAGATATAAGTATTTTCTATATTTAAAAGGAGCCATTAGAATAAATAGCAACGAAGTTCATATCACGAAAGCACCATTTTTAATTATTCAAAATTGAAAGGAGCTTAAAATGAAAAATTTTTATGTCTGTCTTCTATCTTAGTAACAAGCCTTTGCCTCTCTGCTTGCAGCAACAATAATTCATCTGCAGCGGACAGAGATCATAATGCAAGTAATCCTTCAAGCCAAGCACCAGAACAACCAAAGAAGATTCTATTTCAGCTACAAGAATCAAATTAACGTTTAACGATAAAGAAGTCTTGATTAGGATGTACGATAACTCAGGAAGTATGGCTTTTTTAGCTCAACTGCCTTTAACCATAACTTTTGAAGATTATATAGGTAAAGAAAAAATTAGTATTTTACAAAAGAGATTATCAGCAGATGATGTACAAGCTGGAGATCCATCAAAAAAGGCGACTTTGCTTATTACGCTCCTTGGGGAAATGTAGCTATTTTTTATAAAGGTTTTGAGAATGCCACAAATGACCTTATCATACTAGGTCAGATTGAATCAGGAAAAGAAAACGTTGAAAATATTCATGGTGATTTTACAGTTACCATTGAAAAAGTGACTAAGTAAAAACATGACAATTGGTCTTTAAACAGCCCGCTTTGAAGCAGCTAGAACAGAACACTTTTTAGAAAGAAGGAAATTGATTGTATGTCTAAACAACATAAGCTACTTATATTTGTCTTAACCTTAGGAGCTTTCGGGATTATAAATACCGAAATGGGGGTTATAGGGATACTGCCCTACATTGCGGATCACTTTCATATCAGTGTATCGAAGGCCGGGTGGCTGGTAAGTCTTTTTGCTCTTACTGTATCAATATCCGGTCCAACTATGCCGTTATTATTTTCAGGAATCAATCGTAAGAAAGCAATGTTGCTTGTACTTGGTATTTTCGTTTTAGGTAACATTAT contains the following coding sequences:
- a CDS encoding DUF4097 family beta strand repeat-containing protein, whose product is MLNKKKLSILAGILILVGVIGSLLTYRAIDSEPISKEKTINSNQVSKVNIDTDNTRVHVYPIKGDNIKVTLKGETSPNIKRDFTTAVKNSTLFISYNEQQRSWINFDIVSVLKPLSINVYLPEKQYNSLGISSNNGYVSVKKVRAADVSIRANNGRVELENIDSQNLNTSVRNGLTSIKNAAAKTVQAKGNNGKITLSNVEGNLEGETHNGSIALETEELDRDIDFKTHNGKIKITTEKEPSDVQFNVSVDNGKVNILNKYDRDAVIGKGKNIIKLATHNGSISVIK
- a CDS encoding type II asparaginase translates to MELKRIVSITFLSSVILFSGPLSLVNASVNDSKMTVKHSGKEEQPNIKILATGGTIAGSSESSTDTTGYESGALNIKTIIKAVPELKKIANVSGEQVVNIGSQNIDNSILLKLAKRINTLLASKDVDGIVVTHGSDTMEETAYFLNLVVKSDKPVVVVGSMRPATAISADGPLNLYNAVKIASTKDARNTGVLVALNDRIGAARYITKTHTTAVDTFKSPEQGYVGEIAGDKVIFYNKPTRKHTTQSIFDVSKLDELPQVDIIYGYQNDSRGFYDTAVKTGAKGIVVAGAGNGLLSDAALTGARDAVKKDVVMVRSSRVGSGVVTHEESDDKDTFVTSDSLNPQKARILLMLALTKTKDPKKIQEYFNEY
- a CDS encoding LysR family transcriptional regulator, encoding MEVRVLRYFLTVAREGNITRAADFLHVTQPTLSRQLKDLEQELGKKLFIRSSHSIILTDEGMLLRNRAEEIVNMMNKLEAEFSSMEETIGGDVYIGGGETEAMKHIARVAKDVQVRYPNIRYHLYSGNEEDITERLDKGLLDFGILIQPADISKYNYLNMPAKDVWGVVMKKDSSLAVKESIQAADLVNVPLICSRQAMKQTFSKNEFADWFGEDFHKLNIVTTYNLAYNAGIMVEEGVGYAITLDKIVNTSTTSNLCFRPLQPRLESGLNIVWKKHHVLSTAANAFLKELQKEFASPRK
- a CDS encoding PadR family transcriptional regulator; this translates as MNVQFKKGVLELCVLVLLDKKDRYGYELVQKISDQIEISEGSVYPLLRRLTKEEYFTTYLKESTEGPSRKYYQLTDKGRDYLYKLVDEWHEFSRGVNQLIKEGVNNVEE
- a CDS encoding HAAS signaling domain-containing protein, whose translation is MSKSKFLQQLNESLKPLSTKERADILQDYEEHFSIGLEEGKTEEEIVASLGSPNQIAKELLADYHVEQATAKATTQNILRATWAVIGLAFFNVVIVLGPAVALAGFILSAWAIGLCFLLSPILVLGEAIVHWSGFFLFNLFMALAFCGIGYFIMLGMLVVTKLAIKGFVRYLKYNVSLVKGGLKRAE